A window of Desulfuromonas soudanensis genomic DNA:
AGCACAGCCGGTCGCTTCCCCGGTCCCCGGAGAACTGCGCCGCCAGGACCAGGTCTTCTTCGTCGCCGCAGACCTGCCGATCCTGCCGACCCTGGAAACCATCTTCGATAGCACCTGCCAGAAACCCGCCGATCTCTTCTGCCTCGCCTTCGACAACGAGGCAGCATTTTTCCGGGCAGAAGAACTCCTGCGCCAGATCAAGAAAAATTTCCGTGGCTTCGTACTCGGCCGTTTCAAAATGCCCCCCTCCGGCGTCCTGATCGAACGCGCCTACGCCGCCGGCCTCGACCTGCTGGAGATCCCTCTTCAAGGCGGAATCAGCAAGGAGCGTCTTGAGGCCCTCGACTATGCCTGCACGGTCTTCCCCCTCTGGTCGGTGATCGGGACCCTTCCGGCGGCATCCCGCTTCGGGGAAGACGTCGAGACCCTGGCCGAGCGCGGCATCGTGCCCCTTCTCTCCCTCGACGGTCTTTCCGGGAGTTCGGCCGAAAACACCCTCATCCCCGTTTTCAAACACCTGGTGCGCACCTGGCGCCAGCGCAAGGTGGCACTCAAGCCCCTGCACCCTCTCCTCTCCGTGGCCACCCCGCTGGTGGAGCCGGTCCGACGCAGGGGAATCGTCGGCCTGCTGGACAAAGTCGACGACGCGCGCCTTCACGCGGCATCGGATCTGCGCCGCCTGCTGCGGGTCAGGGAAGTGGAAGCATCCTTCGAATCAGCGGGGCTCTGATGGACCAGATCATTTTCGACAAACCGCTCAAAATCGATCGTCGGCCGCTGTGGCGTATCCTCGCCGACCGGACGCTGCGCTACCAGGTGATCGCAGCCCTCTTCATCGTCGGGGCCGTCCTCTTCTGTCTCTCTCCGCCGTCGGGTCTCTCCCACCAGGGCTACCACGCCCTCATCGTCTTCGGCGCCTGCGTCATCCTCTGGGTCTCGGGGCTCCTCCCCCTGGCGGTGACCTCATTGCTGGCGATGGCGGTCATCCCCCTGCTGGGGATCTTGGAAACCAAGAAGACCTACGCCCTCTTCGGCAACGAGGCGATCTTTTTCATCCTCAGCGCCTTTATCCTGGCGGCGGCCATGACCGGGAGCGGTCTCTCTACGCGCCTGGCGCGGACGATGCTGGTCCGTTTCGGCCGTACCCCGAGGAGCCTTGTCCTGACGGTTTTTCTTCTTTCGACCGTCCTCTCCTTCGCCATGAGCGAACACGCCGTGGCGGCCATGATGTTCGCTGTGGTCCTGGAGATCGTGCGCAGTCTCGATCTCAAAAAAGGCCAGAGCAACTACGGCAAGTTCCTCTTCATGTCTATCGGCTGGGGGTGCGTGATCGGCGGCATTGCCACCTTCCTCGGCGGGGCGCGGGCGCCGTTGGCGGTGGGGATGCTGCGGGAGGCGACCGGCCTCGACTTCACCTTCTTCGAATGGACCGTCGCCGCCCTCCCCGTGGTGCTGCCGCTGCTGGTGATCGGCTTTTTCCTCCTGGGAAGGTTTTTCCCCCGGGATATCGACAGCATCGCCCCGGGGATCACCTTTCTCAACAGGCAGCGCCTCGAAATGGGGCGCATGAGCTACAACGAGAAGATCGTCGCCGTCATCATGCTTCTGACCCTCTTCGGCTGGGTCTTTCTCGGCAAACGCTACGGCCTGGCCAACATCGCCATTCTCGCCGTGGCGGCACTCTTCGTCTTCAAGGTCGTCACCTGGCAGGCCATCGAGGAGTACGTCAACTGGGGGGTGATCCTGATGTACGGCGGCGCCATCACCCTGGCCTCGGCGCTGGAGAAGAGCGGCGCAGCCCGCTGGCTTGCCGAGGAAGGACTCGCCGGCTGGCTCCACTCCCCCTTCATGGTGGTGGCGATTTTTTCCCTTCTCTCGCTCCTTCTCACCGAATGCATCAGCAACGCCGCGGTGATCGCCATCCTCATGCCCATCGGCATGAGCCTGCAGCAGAGCATGGGGATCGACCCGCGCGTCATGACCCTGACCATTGCCCTGCCGGCCGGCCTCGCCTTCTGTCTCCCCATGGGCACTCCGGCCAACGCCATCGTCTTCTCGTCGGGGTATCTAAAAACTCGGGAGATGATCGTCCCGGGGATGATCGTCATGGCCATCGCCTGGCTCCTCTTTCTCGGCTCGGCCTGGCTTGTCTGGCCCCTGATCGGACTGCACATCTGACCAAAAAAGGACCCGCACCCATGAACAAACCGACTCCAAGAAATCTTCCGCAACTCCCCGGCGGCGCCGGTGCCGAAGAGATCCTCCGCGCCGGCCTCGAGGCCGCGGGCGGACCCGTCGCCCTCGCCTCCTCCTTCGGCATCGAGGATGTGGTCGTCATCGACCTGATCCGGGAGCTGCAGCTGCCGGTGTCCATCTTCGCCCTCGACACCGGCCGCCTCCCCGAGGAGACCTACCAGACCGCCGAGGCGGTGGCACAGCGCTACGGAGTGCGGATCGACTGGTACTTTCCCGAGCGCTCCGCCGTGGAAGAGCTGGAGAGGGACAAGGGACTCTTCTCCTTCCGCAACAGCCTCGAAGACCGCCATCAGTGCTGCGCCATCCGCAAGGTCGAGCCGCTGCAACGGGCCCTGGCCGGACTCTCCGGGTGGGTCACCGGGATGCGCGCCGAACAGAGCGTGACCCGCAGCGTCCTGGCGCCCCTGGAGATCGACTTCCCCCACGGGGGGATCGTCAAGATCAACCCCCTGGCCGCCTGGAGCGAAGCCGAGGTCTGGGCCTACGCCGAGAAGAAAAGACTGCCGGTCAACCCCCTGCATAAACAGGGGTATCCGTCCATCGGCTGCGCCCCCTGCACCCGCGCCGTCCAGCCGGGGGAATCGACCCGGGCCGGGCGCTGGTGGTGGGAAGACCCGGAGCACAGGGAGTGCGGGCTGCACCGCAAATAATAGGAACAGAGCCCAGAGACGATAGAGTTCACCAGGAAGGATCGAACCCATGAAGACAAAAATGACTCACCTGCGCCAGCTCGAGGCGGAAAGCATCCACATCATGCGCGAGGTGGCCGCCGAGTTCGAAAACCCGGTGATGCTCTACTCCATCGGCAAGGACTCCGCCGTCATGCTCCACCTGGCGCGCAAGGCCTTCTATCCGTCGCCCCCTCCTTTTCCCCTGCTGCACGTGGACACCACCTGGAAATTCCGGGAGATGATCGCGTTTCGCGACCGCATGGCGGCCGAGTGCGGCTTCGACCTCCTCATCCACACCAACCGGGAGGGGGTCGACAGCGGCATCACCCCCTTCAGCCACGGTTCGTCCGTCTACACCGACATCATGAAGACCGAGGGGCTCAAGCAGGCCCTCGACAAGTACAAGTTCGACGCCGCCTTCGGCGGGGCGCGGCGCGACGAGGAGAAATCCCGGGCCAAGGAGCGGATCTTCTCCTTCCGCAGCACCAGTCACCGCTGGGATCCCAAGTACCAGCGCCCCGAGCTGTGGAACATCTACAACGCCCGCGTCCGCCCCGGGGAGAGCATCCGCACCTTTCCCCTTTCCAACTGGACCGAGCTCGACATCTGGCAGTACATCTATCTCGAAAAAATCCCCATCGTCCCCCTCTACTTCGCGGCGGTGCGGCCGGTGGTGGAACGGGACGGGATGCTGATCATGGTCGACGACCAGCGGCTCGAGCTGCGCCCCGGCGAGGAGGTGCAGATGAAATCGGTGCGCTTCCGCACCCTCGGGTGCTACCCCCTCACCGCCGCCGTCGAGTCGACGGCCGCCACCTTGCCGGAGATTATCCAGGAGATGCTCCTCACCCGCACCTCCGAGCGTCAGGGGCGCCTCATCGACCACGACCAGGCCGGGTCCATGGAGAAGAAAAAGCAGGAGGGATATTTCTAATGGCTCACCAATCCGAACTGATCGCCGAAGACATCCTCGCCTATCTGAAGAGCCAGGAAGAGAAAACAATGCTGCGCTTCATCACCTGCGGCAGCGTCGACGACGGCAAAAGCACCCTGATCGGCCGCCTCCTCTGGGATTCGAAGATGGTCTTCGAGGACCAGCTCGCCGCCCTTGCCGCCGACAGCAAGAGGGTCGGAACTCAAGGGGAGAAGATCGATTACGCCCTCCTCCTCGACGGCCTGCAGGCCGAGCGGGAGCAGGGAATCACCATCGACGTCGCCTACCGCTTCTTCTCCACCGACAGGCGCAAGTTCATCGTCGCCGACACCCCGGGGCACGAGCAGTACACCCGCAACATGGTCACCGGGGCGTCGACCGCCCAGGTGGCGGTCATCCTCATCGACGCCCGCAAGGGGGTCCTCACCCAGAGCCGCCGCCACAGTTATCTCGTCTCGCTGGTCGGCATCCGTCAGGTGGTCCTGGCGATCAACAAGATGGACCTCGTCGACTACAGTCAGGAGCGATTCGAAGAGATCCGCCGGGAGTACGAACACTTCGCCGCAAGCCTCGGTTTCGACGCCATCGCCGCCATCCCGATCTCGGCCCTCGAGGGGGACAACGTCCTGACCCGCAGCGATCGCACCCCCTGGTACGCCGGACCGACGCTCATGGAGCACCTCGATACCGTGCCGATCGCCGATGCCGACGCCGGCAAGCCGTTTCGCCTGCGGGTGCAGTGGGTCAACCGCCCGAATCTCGACTTCCGCGGTTTCTGCGGCACCATCGCCTCGGGATCGATTTCCGCCGGCGAGACGGTGATCGTTTCCGCCTCGGGACAGACCTCGCGCGTAGCACGGATCGTCACCATGGACGGCGACCTCGAAAAGGCCGGAGCCGGTCAGGCGGTGACCCTGACCCTGGCCGACGAAATCGACATCAGTCGCGGCGACCTCCTCGCCACCCCCGACGCCCGCCCCTGTCAGAGCGACCGGTTCGAGGCGAAGGTGGTCTGGATGCACGAGGAACCCCTGCACCTCGGACGCAGCTACCTGATCAAGGCCGGCGCCACCACCGCCCCGGTAACGGTCAGCGCCCTGCGCTTCAAGGTCAACGTCAACACCCTGGAGGAGGAACCCGGCGAGACCCTCTCCCTCAACGAGGTGGGCGCCTGCACCCTCACCGCCGGCAGGACGATCCCCTTCGACCCTTACGGCGAAAACCGCGGCACCGGCAATTTCATCCTCATCGACCGGCTGAGCAACGCCACCGTCGGCGCCGGGATGATCGAGGCGCCGCTCCAGAAGGCGGTTACCCTTGCCTGGCCGACCCTCACCGTGGACAAGGACGCCCGCTCCGGGCTCAAGGGGCAGACGCCGAAGGTTCTCTGGTTTGCCGGCCGCCCTTCGGCCGGGAAGTCGACCGTCGCCGCCCTGGTGGAGAAGAGGCTCCTTTCCCTCGGCAAGCACACCTACCTCCTCGACGGCGACACCCTGCGCCAGGGCCTCAACGCCGATCTCGGCGCCTCGGGGTCCGAGGAGGAGGAAATCCGCCGCCGCATCGTCGAAGTGGCGCGGATTCTCGCCGATGCCGGGCTCATCGTCCTGGCATCCGATTCCGGCCGTGGCTCGCAAATCGCCCGGGAACGCTTCGCTCCGGGGGAGTTCAGCGAAATTTTCATCGACACCGCCGCCGACGTTTGTGCCTCCCGCTCCGGGGGGGTCAATTTGCCCTACAAGCCTCCGGAGGCCCCGGACTTCACCGTCGACGGCGCCGACGCCCCCGAGGAGATCGCCCTGACCCTCGTGCGCCTGATCTTCGGAGAGCCGCCAAGCTGCATCATCTGATTTCGGGAGAAGGGGACGAAGGTCCCCTCCCGCCAGCAAAAGGAGATCGTCATGAGCAGAATTTTTCAGGACAACAGCCTCTCCATCGGCGGCACGCCGCTGGTTCGCCTCCACCGCATGGTCCCCGCCGGGGGAGCCACGGTCCTTGCCAAGATCGAGGGGCGCAATCCCGCCTACTCGGTCAAGTGCCGCATCGGCGCGGCGATGGTCTGGGACGCCGAGGAGAGGGGCCTCCTGAAGCCCGGCATGGAGATCGTCGAACCGACAAGCGGCAACACCGGGATCGCCCTGGCCTTCGTCGCCGCAGCCCGCGGCATCCCCATCACCCTGACGATGCCGGAAACCATGAGCCTCGAGCGCCGCAAGGTCCTCAAGGCCTTCGGCGCCAACCTGGTCTTGACCCCCGGCAACCGCGGCATGACCGGGGCGATTGTCGAAGCCGAGACGATGGCCGCCTCCGACCCGCAGCGCTATCTCCTCATGCACCAGTTCAAAAATCCCGCCAACCCGGCGATCCACGAGAGGACCACCGGCCCGGAGATCTGGGATGACACCGGCGGCGCCGTCGATCTCCTCGTCTCCGGGGTCGGCACCGGCGGCACCATCACCGGCGTCTCCCGCTACCTGAAAAAGACCCGGGGGAAACAGATTCTTTCGGTGGCGGTGGAACCGTCCGATTCGCCGGTCATCAGCCAGAAGCTCGCCGGGGCCGAACTGACCCCCGGTCCCCACAAGATTCAGGGGATCGGCGCCGGGTTTATCCCCGACACCCTCGACCTCTCCCTGATCGACCGGGTCGAGCAGGTCGGCAACGACGAGGCGATCGAGTTCGCCCGGCGCCTGGCCAAAGAGGAGGGGATCATCGCCGGCATCTCCAGCGGCGCCGCCGTCGCCGCGGCGCTGCGACTGGCGGTCCTCCCCGAATTCAAGGGAAAGACCATCGTCGTCATCCTCCCCGACTCCGGCGAGCGCTACCTGAGCAGTGTCCTCTACGAGGGGCTGTTGTAATCGGTCGGGCGGCTACCCCATCGGACCGTGGGAATTACTATTGACAAGAGTCCAAAGATTCCCTACATTATTGATCAACATACAGACAGCATCGTTTTTATCCAGAGTGGCGGAGGGACAGGCCCTGCGAAGCCACAGCAACCGGTCCGCCTCCTGCGGATGCCAGGTGCTAAATCCTACCCGCCGACGCCCCCCAGGGGAGCGGCGGGAAAGATGGGAACGGCGCTTCGACGGACAGCGACGATTCCGCATGCCTCGAAGCCCCTTCTCATTCCCGTGAGAAGGGGCTTTTTTATGGCCCCGAGAGCCCGACAGAGGGGGATCACCGATGAAACAAAAGGACAGACTGACCCTGGAAAGCAAACTGGTGCAGCTCGGCGTCGGCTGCGACGAGCGGACCGGCGCCATCAGCGTGCCGATCTACCCGAGCGCCACCTACCGTCACCCGGCCGTCGGCGAGAGCACCGGCTACGACTACACCCGCTCCGGCAACCCGACGCGGCAGATCCTCGAGGAAGGGCTGGCCGAGCTCGAAGGGGGGAGCCGCGCCCTGGCCTTCTCTTCGGGGATGGCGGCTCTGACGACGCTCTTTCTCCACTTCTCCAGCGGCGACCACCTCGTCGTCTCCCAGGACCTCTACGGCGGCACCTACAGGGTTCTCGAACAGGTCTTTGCCAAGCTCGGCCTTTGCGCCGCCTATGTGGACACCAGCGACACCGCCGCGGTGGAAGCGGCCTTCACGCCGGCAACGAAGGCGCTGCTCGTGGAGACCCCCGGCAATCCCCTCCTCGGCGTCGCCGACATCGCCGCCCTCTCGGAGCTCTGCCGGCAACGGGGCCTGCTCCTCATCGTCGACAACACGTTTCTCACCCCGATCCTGCAGCGCCCCCTCGCCCTGGGAGCCGACGTAGTGATTCACTCGGGAACCAAATACCTGAGCGGCCACAACGACCTCTGCTCCGGTGTGCTCATCGCCCGGGAGCCCGAGCTCGGCGAGCGCCTCTACTTCCTGCAGAACTCCACCGGCGCCGTCCTCTCCCCCCAGGACTGCTGGCTGCTCATCCGCAGCCTCAAGACCCTGGCGCTGCGCATGGAGCGCCATTGTCGGAACGCCCTGCAGGTCGCCTCCTGGCTGCAGGCGCACCCCCGGGTCGCCGCCGTCTACTACCCGGGGCTGCCGGAGCACCCGGGGCACCTCCTTTCCCGGCGGCAGGCCCAGGGCTTCGGCGGCATGCTCTCCTTCCGCGTCGAGTCCCCGGACCTGGCGCGCCAGGTCCTGAAACGGCTGCAGCTCATCTCCTTTGCCGAGAGCCTCGGCGGCGTCGAGTCGCTGATGACCCTGCCGGCGGTGCAGACCCACGGCGACATCCCCGAGGCGGAACGCCTGCGCCTCGGAATCTGCGAGAGCCTGCTGCGCCTATCGGTGGGAATCGAATCGTCCGAAGACATCCTCGCCGATCTCGAACAGGCCCTCGCCTGATTCCGCACCCTTCTCCGCCCGGGTCTCCGGGCGGGGAGGGGAACGGTGCCGCGCCCTCACTGAATCCCCCTTCCGAGTCGGTTTCTTGACGCTCCCCCCTCCCCTCCCCCGGCAGGCACTTTTCTTCCAACAGCCCGGGATACCGACACTTTAATCAACGCACCCGCTCCAGCATTAAAATTGCACGAAACTTGCAGGCCCGAGTCTTGTCCGGGAGATCTGATTCATCCAATAATTCAAACATTTGCACGTTATATTCCCCAAGGAGGCCCCCCCTTGAAAACAACGTCCCTGATCATCGCCATCGTCGCCCTGACGGTC
This region includes:
- a CDS encoding SLC13 family permease, whose product is MDQIIFDKPLKIDRRPLWRILADRTLRYQVIAALFIVGAVLFCLSPPSGLSHQGYHALIVFGACVILWVSGLLPLAVTSLLAMAVIPLLGILETKKTYALFGNEAIFFILSAFILAAAMTGSGLSTRLARTMLVRFGRTPRSLVLTVFLLSTVLSFAMSEHAVAAMMFAVVLEIVRSLDLKKGQSNYGKFLFMSIGWGCVIGGIATFLGGARAPLAVGMLREATGLDFTFFEWTVAALPVVLPLLVIGFFLLGRFFPRDIDSIAPGITFLNRQRLEMGRMSYNEKIVAVIMLLTLFGWVFLGKRYGLANIAILAVAALFVFKVVTWQAIEEYVNWGVILMYGGAITLASALEKSGAARWLAEEGLAGWLHSPFMVVAIFSLLSLLLTECISNAAVIAILMPIGMSLQQSMGIDPRVMTLTIALPAGLAFCLPMGTPANAIVFSSGYLKTREMIVPGMIVMAIAWLLFLGSAWLVWPLIGLHI
- a CDS encoding phosphoadenylyl-sulfate reductase, with product MNKPTPRNLPQLPGGAGAEEILRAGLEAAGGPVALASSFGIEDVVVIDLIRELQLPVSIFALDTGRLPEETYQTAEAVAQRYGVRIDWYFPERSAVEELERDKGLFSFRNSLEDRHQCCAIRKVEPLQRALAGLSGWVTGMRAEQSVTRSVLAPLEIDFPHGGIVKINPLAAWSEAEVWAYAEKKRLPVNPLHKQGYPSIGCAPCTRAVQPGESTRAGRWWWEDPEHRECGLHRK
- the cysD gene encoding sulfate adenylyltransferase subunit CysD, with translation MKTKMTHLRQLEAESIHIMREVAAEFENPVMLYSIGKDSAVMLHLARKAFYPSPPPFPLLHVDTTWKFREMIAFRDRMAAECGFDLLIHTNREGVDSGITPFSHGSSVYTDIMKTEGLKQALDKYKFDAAFGGARRDEEKSRAKERIFSFRSTSHRWDPKYQRPELWNIYNARVRPGESIRTFPLSNWTELDIWQYIYLEKIPIVPLYFAAVRPVVERDGMLIMVDDQRLELRPGEEVQMKSVRFRTLGCYPLTAAVESTAATLPEIIQEMLLTRTSERQGRLIDHDQAGSMEKKKQEGYF
- the cysN gene encoding sulfate adenylyltransferase subunit CysN, yielding MAHQSELIAEDILAYLKSQEEKTMLRFITCGSVDDGKSTLIGRLLWDSKMVFEDQLAALAADSKRVGTQGEKIDYALLLDGLQAEREQGITIDVAYRFFSTDRRKFIVADTPGHEQYTRNMVTGASTAQVAVILIDARKGVLTQSRRHSYLVSLVGIRQVVLAINKMDLVDYSQERFEEIRREYEHFAASLGFDAIAAIPISALEGDNVLTRSDRTPWYAGPTLMEHLDTVPIADADAGKPFRLRVQWVNRPNLDFRGFCGTIASGSISAGETVIVSASGQTSRVARIVTMDGDLEKAGAGQAVTLTLADEIDISRGDLLATPDARPCQSDRFEAKVVWMHEEPLHLGRSYLIKAGATTAPVTVSALRFKVNVNTLEEEPGETLSLNEVGACTLTAGRTIPFDPYGENRGTGNFILIDRLSNATVGAGMIEAPLQKAVTLAWPTLTVDKDARSGLKGQTPKVLWFAGRPSAGKSTVAALVEKRLLSLGKHTYLLDGDTLRQGLNADLGASGSEEEEIRRRIVEVARILADAGLIVLASDSGRGSQIARERFAPGEFSEIFIDTAADVCASRSGGVNLPYKPPEAPDFTVDGADAPEEIALTLVRLIFGEPPSCII
- the cysK gene encoding cysteine synthase A, coding for MSRIFQDNSLSIGGTPLVRLHRMVPAGGATVLAKIEGRNPAYSVKCRIGAAMVWDAEERGLLKPGMEIVEPTSGNTGIALAFVAAARGIPITLTMPETMSLERRKVLKAFGANLVLTPGNRGMTGAIVEAETMAASDPQRYLLMHQFKNPANPAIHERTTGPEIWDDTGGAVDLLVSGVGTGGTITGVSRYLKKTRGKQILSVAVEPSDSPVISQKLAGAELTPGPHKIQGIGAGFIPDTLDLSLIDRVEQVGNDEAIEFARRLAKEEGIIAGISSGAAVAAALRLAVLPEFKGKTIVVILPDSGERYLSSVLYEGLL
- a CDS encoding PLP-dependent aspartate aminotransferase family protein → MTLESKLVQLGVGCDERTGAISVPIYPSATYRHPAVGESTGYDYTRSGNPTRQILEEGLAELEGGSRALAFSSGMAALTTLFLHFSSGDHLVVSQDLYGGTYRVLEQVFAKLGLCAAYVDTSDTAAVEAAFTPATKALLVETPGNPLLGVADIAALSELCRQRGLLLIVDNTFLTPILQRPLALGADVVIHSGTKYLSGHNDLCSGVLIAREPELGERLYFLQNSTGAVLSPQDCWLLIRSLKTLALRMERHCRNALQVASWLQAHPRVAAVYYPGLPEHPGHLLSRRQAQGFGGMLSFRVESPDLARQVLKRLQLISFAESLGGVESLMTLPAVQTHGDIPEAERLRLGICESLLRLSVGIESSEDILADLEQALA